The Sphingosinicellaceae bacterium genome includes the window GGCACCGTGGACCTCGCTCCCCCCGACGATGAACTGGACGTGCGGAATATCGACGCCGGCAAGGGTAAACGTCTTTACGACCGCGACACTGATCGATGCGGTGCCGCTGATGCTGCGCATGGAAAGGCCTTGCGGTCCAGCGCTGGTGGACAGGTGTAACGCCTGGGCGCTGCCCGGTGAAATCACGCTGAAAAAGGCACCGCTGTCGGCTATCATGCGGGCCGGCGTCCCCTCGATCTTGACGTCAACCATCGGGCCCATCTGGTCCATCGTCACCGGTAATTCGGCGATCTTGTTCACTGAGCACGCGGCCTCGGCGCGGTTCGGACTGGACATCACAACCAGCAGCGCAGTCGCACCAGCCAAGTGCCCAACCCCCATTTTCATCCCCCCAAACGTTGCTGCAATGGTAGCCACGGAGACTCGCAACGCCAAACGTTAACCATGCACGGTGCCGCCTGATTGCCGGAGCCGGGCCGCTGCACCGGGCATCCGGCTACCTATGCCGTCGACACGCCCGACCCCTGCTTCCGTAGATCGCGATCCGGCGGCGTAGCAAGGAACGGCCGTGGCGATACGGCGAAGCCGGCAGTCCGCTTGTCGGCCTCGATCCGGATCCGGCGGCGGCCTTCCGTCGAAAGCGCCGGGTATTATTCGCTCGAGCGCCGCTGCGATCTCGCGCCTGACAGTCCGCTGCAGGGCATATCCCATGAACCAGCCGACAAGCGCGCCAATCAGCAGGCCGAGCTGATCGAAGTTGCCGGCGCACCAGCCGACCAACGCCCCGCGGACGATACCCCACAAGATCATGCTACGTGACGGGCCCCGACCGGAAGCCGGTCGCGCCGAATCTAGCCGCTGCGGAGTCGCACGTGAAGCGGCGGGGAAACCGCTGCGGACTGCGCGCGAAGACTTGCGTTAGTGGCGGCGCAGCACGCCGGAGGGCGCGGCCGGTTGTGGGCTGCTATCCCCGAAGCGCGCCCGGAGTCAGGCCGTCTTCCCGGCGCATAACAGCCGTGAGGTGACTCTGGCTTGAGAAGCCACATGCAAGCGCGATCTCGGCCAGAGCCAGCGGGCCTTCGACGATCATCCCGCGGGCATGATCAAGGCGCAGGCGAGTGAAGTATTGGTGTGGGCTCGTGCCGGAACGCCGTCGGAATGATCGCATCAACTGGCTCGACGAGAGTCCGATCAAACCGGCGACGTTTTCGAGCTTCACGCCATCGGTGAGGTTCGCGATCATATAGTCTCGCACCTGCCGGAACTGCCGGTCCGAGAGGCCGCCGAGTTCCTTTTGGGGGCGCGCGACGCCGTACTGCCTGAGGAGGTGGATGCCGAGCAGGTTGAGCAGCGAGTCAAGTTCGAGGCTGGCCATAGTCGCACGGGAGCCCGTGCGAAGCTCGTCGCGGAGCATATTGCCAAGCAGCGTCACGCGGCGGTCGACGATCGGCAAGGCGTCCGCGATGACAATGGCGGCCGGCAAATCGAGATCGGACTGCGCGAGGCGGTCGAGCCAGGACTGGGAGAGCGAAAACGCTGCAACCTCCTTGGATTCATGCCAGCGCGACCAGAAGTCTGCTCCCGCCGGGATGATCTCACACGCACCGCTTGCCGCCGATGCGGTGCGGATCCGGGTTCCGCCTAGCCGTGACTCGCGGTTGCTGAACGGTTTGAACGACAGCAGCACGATATGGTGAGGGATCGTCTGACTGATCTCGTCGGCGTCACGCCGGTTCCAAGCCGCTGTGCCGAAATCGGAGATGACCTGTCGCCCCCAGTTTGGAACGGGCATGTCCGCAGTGGCGACATGCGGCGTTCCGGCCGGGCTGGGGTCTGACACGGTCGGTTCTCGATGTTGCCTGCGGATTTTCTGCCAACGATGCGCGTATCCTGAAAGCCGCGCCCACCCCCTGTCGCCTACTTCTTGGTCATCAACAAGGAGAACGGCGATGACCACCAACGACTTCAGCAAGAACCTCGACGGGAAGGTCGCCGTAGTGATGGGCGCAACACGCAACCAGGGCCGCGCCTACGCCGTCATGCTGGCGCGCAATGGCTGTCGCGGGGTGGCGGTCCATTACCATGGCGAGGGATCCCGGGGCGAGGCGGAGGAGACCGCCGCCGAGGTCGCGCATTTCGGTGCCGAGCCCTTACTGATAAGCGCGGACTTGACACAGGTCCCCGATGTCGTGGCGCTTTTTGACGCGGTGGACAGGCGGTTCGGCCGGCTCGACATCCTGATTAACACCGTCGGCAAGGTGGTGAAGAAGCCCTTCGTCGAGATCACCGAGGCCGACTTCGACCAGAGCTTCGCGATCAACGGCAAGGCGGCGTTCTTCTGCATGCAGGAGGCGGCCAAGCGGATCGAAGACAATGGTCGGATCATCAGCATCGGCACGACGCTGCAAGCGGCGACGACGGGGCTTTATTCCATCTATGCAGGGTCCAAGGCGCCACTCGAACACTTCACGCGCGCCCTGGCCAAGGAGATCGGTGACCGCGGCATTACGGTGAACACTGTCGCCCCCGGCCCGTTGAACACATCCTTTTTCTACCCGGTTGAGACGACCGAATCGAAGGCATTTCTCTCCGGCATGAGCCCACAGAACCGACTGGGCGAGATCGACGAGATCACGCCGCTGATCGAGTTCCTGGTCGGCCCGGGTGGCAGCTGGGTGACAGCGCAGACCCTCTTCATCAACGGCGGCTTCATTGCCCGCTGAGCCGTGTGTCGTTTGGCATGAGGTTTCCAAGCGCCTCTGAACGTCCAGGTGGACCCCGATCAGCGCTGCTTCTTCGTCATGGTGGCCGTGAAGTCGGGGTCCTTCTTCGCTACCCAATCGACGAATTTGCGTATGGCGGGGCTGGCCAGCAGACCTTCCGCATCCATCCCGTGCCGCTCGAGTTCGGAGTTCGTAAAGTTCGCTGTCACCGTCTGCTGGCAAATCGGGTGCATGGGCACCACGTCGCGACCGCCCCGACTTTTCGGCACGGGATGGTGCCAGACGATCGTTTTGCCGGTGGGCCGTCCGCAGAGCCAACAGGGCGCCGTCGCTACTGCAGCCTCATCGTCGGAATGCGGGTCTTCATACGCGCCACGTTTCGAGTGCTTGCGGGCCATACGTCTATCCGAAGTCCGTACTCGCGCTGCCCACCGTAGGCGACGCGGCAGGCATCCCTACACCCGCAACGGGTCGATACCGAGCAGGAACGAGCGCCCAAACGTGGCAAGCAGGCTGAACAGTGCGAACGCCCACGGGCGGGTGTCGCGGATTCAGGCCGTCGGCAGGGCTCGATCCGGTCACCTGGCCGGCTGCTGATCGCGCCAGATCCAGCGAAGCACGTCGGGGAGGATCGCACCACCATCGGCATCCGAATGCGCGCCTTCGGTCCAGACATGGTTCACGTCGTAGCGGGGGCCTTTGCCTCCGTCCGCATCAGCATGAGCGTTCGCCCAGTCCAATGCCTTGAGCATCTGCTGGTTAGCGAGGAACCAGTTGCCGTGCTCGTTGTCCAGATCGCTACTTCCGTCCTGAAGGAAAATGCGCAACGGGCGGATCGGGCTTTTGCGGATGAGGCCGGGATAAGTGTCGCCGCCATAGGCGAGAGGCTTGCCGTTGGGCCCGAGCTTCAGGCCGATCGAAGTGTAGCTGCCGATAAAGCTGATGACGTTTCCGAAAGCCTCCGGATGCTGCCACGCTACCGTCCATGACGCGATTGCGCCGCTTGAGGTGCCGCCGATCGCCCGCCGCCTCGGGTCGGCTGCGAACCGCCATTTCTGCGCAACCGCCGGCAGCAACTCCTCCAACGTCATGCGGGAATAGTCTTGAGAGAGCGCGTCATATTCTTCTGACCGATGGTTCGGGTTCTGCATGCCGAGATCGTCGGGATAGCGCGCCGACAGGTTGCCCGGCGTCACGAACACGCCAAGAGTCGAGGGAATGGCGCGCTGCTCGATGAGCTTGTCGAGCAGCGCCGGGACCCCCAGTGAGCCGCCCGGATTGGTTGCACGCTGACCGTCTTGAAACACCAACAAGTTGGGCGGCTGCGACGGGTCGTAGTTCGCCGGCACGTATACCCAGTAACGGCGCACAGTGCCTGGATAGATCTGCGAATTCAGTTCAAACGGTCCCTCGAGCCGCCCCCGGAGCGCCGCGGGCTGAGGCAGAACGGTGGACGGTGGCGTCGCTCGAGGCCCCTCGGCACCGGCCCCCGTCGCCAGCAGAACCGCCAGAATCAATGCCCACATCACTGCTTCTCTCCTTCCGAGCACGCGGCCGCAGCCATCGACAACCCGCAACCGGCACCGAGGCTGGTCGTCGACCCACCGCTGCCTGGTCCGCTGTCGTTCGGCCGAGTTGTCATCCAGTACCGCGCCGAGAACCTCTGCATTGTACCCGTGTTCGGAGCAAACGCGCTCGATCTCAGCCCGCGCATCGGTCACATCCACGTCACCGTTGATGACCTGCCATGGCACTGGGCCGACGCTAGTGGCGAGCCGCTGAGCCTCAACGGCTTTCCGCCAAGGCCGCACAAGGTGCTGATCGAGCTCGACGACGCCAACCACAAGCCGTTTACCAGCGCCGTGACCGAGTTCGTCATTCCAGCACCCGTGGCTGGCGACCATCCCTGAGCGAGGCAGATCGTGCAGAGCGAAGCCATCGATTAACGCGCGGACGGCTCCAGTTCGAGAACCCGCCCTCGTTTAGCGGTCGCTTTGTAACTCCGGGGCTACAATATCGCGAGCTGAGGGTGAACCCCGACGTCGCTACACCACGCATGATTTTCCGGCACATGTTTGTATACATAGACAATCGCCTCTTAGGCCTTGGCTCAGAGGGAGATTGCGACCGAGCTCAATCCAGCCGGCAGTAAGCTTTTGTCGCTTTTCAACATCAGGGAGGACGCATCGCTTTTTTGATTGCTTCCCGGCAACGCTGTGATTATCCCTCAGAAATGTATCCAATATGTCAAACCCGTAGCCGATGAGCTTGCAAACGGTCGAGATCGTCGAGGTTGCTGCACGCGATGGGCTGCAGAACGAGAAGGTCGCTTTCTCAACGGCGCAGAAAATCGAGCTCATCCACCGGATGGTCGCGGCGGGAGCCCGGCGTCTCGAGGTCGCCAGCTTCGTGCGGGCCGACCGTGTGCCGCAGATGGCCGATGCCGAGGCGGTTATCTCCGGGGTGTCGCTGCTCAAGGGTGTGACGACGATCGGCCTGGTCATGAACAAGAAGGGTGCCTTCCGCGCGCTCGAGACCGATATCGGTGAAATCGGTGCGGTGTGCGTCGCGACCGATACGTTCGCGCAGCGCAACCAGGGCCAGACGTCGCGGGAATCGGCCGAAAGTGCGGCGGAGATCATCCGTTTCGCACGCGCCGAGGGGCGACGCGCCCAAGTGACCATCGGCGCGGCCTTCGGCTGCCCGTTCGAGGGCGAAGTCGCGATCGAGCGCGTGGTCGAGATCGCGCACCTGGTCGCCGACGCCGATCCCGTCGAGATCGCGATCGCCGACACGATTGGGGTTGCCGTGCCCACGCAGGTTTTCGAGACGGTCGCCCGCCTGCGCGCGGTACTGGGGACGATCCCGATCCGGGTCCACCTCCACAACACGCGCGGGACCGGCATCGCCAACGCCTGGGCTGCGGTCGAGGCGGGAGCGACGACGCTCGATGCCTCGGTCGGCGGTATCGGTGGTTGCCCGTTCGCGCCCAACGCGACGGGCAATATCGCGACCGAGGACCTGCTGTATATGCTCCGACGCTCCGGGATCGAGACCGGCTATGACCTCGACCGGACTCTCGACGCCTCGCGTTGGCTGGCGGGCGAGATGGGCCGCGACTTGCCGGCGCTGGTCGGTCGCGCCGGCGTATTTCCGCACGGGCTTGCCGAGCAACCCGCCCCACACCATGCAATCGCTTCGTGAAGGACCGACGATGAGCTACCGCCTGGGCGTCGATGTCGGCGGTACGTTTACCGATCTGCTGCTGTTGAACGAGGCGAACGGCGCGTTCTGGCGGCAGAAGACGCCGTCGACGCCGCACGACAGTTCGGAGGGTATCCTGATCGGCGTGCACAAGATCTGTGCCGACGCCGGGATCGCGGTCAGCGATGTCGAGGTTTTCCTGCACGGCACCACCGTCGCCACCAATGCGGTGCTGGAAGGGAAGGGCGCGCGCGTCGGCCTGATCGTCACGACCGGCTACCGGCAAGTCATGCAGATCGCCCGCTCGTTCGTGCCGGGGGGCCTGGCGGGCTGGATCGTCTGGCCGAAGCCGCAACCGATGGCGGCACTCGAGGACACCTTCGAGATCGCCGGGCGGGTCGACGCGCAGGGCAACGAGATCCGCGCGCTCGACGAGACCGAAATCCGTGCCCAACTGGTGAAACTCAAGGCGCAGGGCGTCGAGGCGCTGACCGTCAGCCTGATGAACGCCTATCTCAACGGTACGCACGAACGCCGCGTCGCTGAATTGGCCGCCGAGATCATGCCCGATGTGCCGATCTCGCTGAGCCACGTCGTGCTGCCCGAGATGCAGGAGTACGAGCGCACGCTGACCACGGTCGCCAATGCCGCGGTGCGCCCGATCGTCGGGCGTTATGTCCGCAGCCTGCGCGGCAAGCTGCGTGACGCGGGCATGTCCGGCAAGCTGTCGCTGCTGCGCTCCGATGGCGGGCTGATGACCTCGGAGAAGTCGGAGGAGCACCCGGTCTCGCTGCTGATGTCGGGTCCGGCGGGCGGTGTTACCGGCGCGATCTGGGTCGGCAAGAACAGCGGCATCCGCAATATCCTGACGCTCGACGTCGGCGGCACCTCGACCGATGTCGCGCTGATCGAGAACCTCGAGGCGCGCCGCGTCCGCACCACCGAGGTCGGCCACCTGTCAGTGCGCGCCTCTGCCCTCGACGTGAAGACGATCGGCGCTGGCGGCGGCTCGATCGCCTACGTGCCCGAGCTCACCGGCGCGCTGCGGGTCGGACCGCAGTCGGCTGGTGCGGTTCCCGGCCCCGTCGCCTACGGCAAGGGCGGCACCCTGCCGACCGTGACCGACGCCAACGTCGTGCTCGGCTATCTGCCGGAGGCGCTGCTCGGCGGCACTTTCAAGCTCGACCGGCCAGGTGCGACCAGGGCGGTCCAGACCATCGCCGACGCGCTGGGTATCGACCTGTACGCTGCCGCCCGCGGCATCATCGACATCGTCAACGAGAACATGTTCGGCGCGCTGCGCATGATCTCGGTGCAGCAGGGCTACGATCCGCGCGACTTCGCGCTGATGGGCTTCGGCGGCGCCGGCCCGCTTCACGTCAACGCGGTCGCCCGGCTGATGGGCAGCTGGCCAGCGGTCTCGCCGGTATCGCCCGGCGTGCTGTGTGCGCTCGGCGACGCGACGACGCGGATGCGGACCGAGACCGCACGCTCGTTCTCGAAGCTGGTGCCGAACACCGACCTCGCCGAACTGGAGGCGATCCTCGACGAGATGGCGGCGCAAACCCGCAAGGAACTCGAGGGCGAAGGCATCGCTCCAGCGGACGTCTCCATCACCTTCGAGATCGACCTGCGCTATTCGGGGCAGGCGTTCGAGGTGCCGATGGAAGTCACCCGCACGCAGCTTTCCGAGAACGGCATCGCGGGGCTGGTCGAGCGGTTCGACGAGGAACACCGCCGGCTGTTCACCTTTAACATGGCGAGCGCACACGAGATCGTGAATTTGCGCGCGGTCGCGATGGGCCTGGCGCTCGACCTGCCCGCCGCGAGGCTGCCGGAAGGCAATGGCGATCCCGCCGCCGCCAAGCTGCGCGACCATCAGCTGTGGATGAACGGTGCCATGCAGCCTGCGGTGATCTACGACCGCGCGAAGCTGATGGCCAAGGACGCAATCGTCGGTCCGGCAATCGTCATCGAGATGGATTCGACGACGCTGATCGAGAGTGGCTGCGTTGCCACTGTCGACCATGTCGGCAACATCCTGATCAACCAGGCTTGAGGGAAGACCGATGCCCGCACAGATCATCGAGACCAACGCGACGCCGTTCGAGAAGCTCGCGATCGACCCGGTCACCCTCGACATCATCGAGAATGCGCTGCGCAATTCGCGGGTCGAGATGGACGCAACGCTGGTGCGCACCGCGATGTCACCCGGCATTCGGGA containing:
- a CDS encoding esterase family protein; translation: MWALILAVLLATGAGAEGPRATPPSTVLPQPAALRGRLEGPFELNSQIYPGTVRRYWVYVPANYDPSQPPNLLVFQDGQRATNPGGSLGVPALLDKLIEQRAIPSTLGVFVTPGNLSARYPDDLGMQNPNHRSEEYDALSQDYSRMTLEELLPAVAQKWRFAADPRRRAIGGTSSGAIASWTVAWQHPEAFGNVISFIGSYTSIGLKLGPNGKPLAYGGDTYPGLIRKSPIRPLRIFLQDGSSDLDNEHGNWFLANQQMLKALDWANAHADADGGKGPRYDVNHVWTEGAHSDADGGAILPDVLRWIWRDQQPAR
- a CDS encoding hydantoinase/oxoprolinase family protein, whose protein sequence is MSYRLGVDVGGTFTDLLLLNEANGAFWRQKTPSTPHDSSEGILIGVHKICADAGIAVSDVEVFLHGTTVATNAVLEGKGARVGLIVTTGYRQVMQIARSFVPGGLAGWIVWPKPQPMAALEDTFEIAGRVDAQGNEIRALDETEIRAQLVKLKAQGVEALTVSLMNAYLNGTHERRVAELAAEIMPDVPISLSHVVLPEMQEYERTLTTVANAAVRPIVGRYVRSLRGKLRDAGMSGKLSLLRSDGGLMTSEKSEEHPVSLLMSGPAGGVTGAIWVGKNSGIRNILTLDVGGTSTDVALIENLEARRVRTTEVGHLSVRASALDVKTIGAGGGSIAYVPELTGALRVGPQSAGAVPGPVAYGKGGTLPTVTDANVVLGYLPEALLGGTFKLDRPGATRAVQTIADALGIDLYAAARGIIDIVNENMFGALRMISVQQGYDPRDFALMGFGGAGPLHVNAVARLMGSWPAVSPVSPGVLCALGDATTRMRTETARSFSKLVPNTDLAELEAILDEMAAQTRKELEGEGIAPADVSITFEIDLRYSGQAFEVPMEVTRTQLSENGIAGLVERFDEEHRRLFTFNMASAHEIVNLRAVAMGLALDLPAARLPEGNGDPAAAKLRDHQLWMNGAMQPAVIYDRAKLMAKDAIVGPAIVIEMDSTTLIESGCVATVDHVGNILINQA
- a CDS encoding hydroxymethylglutaryl-CoA lyase: MSLQTVEIVEVAARDGLQNEKVAFSTAQKIELIHRMVAAGARRLEVASFVRADRVPQMADAEAVISGVSLLKGVTTIGLVMNKKGAFRALETDIGEIGAVCVATDTFAQRNQGQTSRESAESAAEIIRFARAEGRRAQVTIGAAFGCPFEGEVAIERVVEIAHLVADADPVEIAIADTIGVAVPTQVFETVARLRAVLGTIPIRVHLHNTRGTGIANAWAAVEAGATTLDASVGGIGGCPFAPNATGNIATEDLLYMLRRSGIETGYDLDRTLDASRWLAGEMGRDLPALVGRAGVFPHGLAEQPAPHHAIAS
- a CDS encoding AraC family transcriptional regulator, which codes for MVVIAVLLVDDQEVGDRGWARLSGYAHRWQKIRRQHREPTVSDPSPAGTPHVATADMPVPNWGRQVISDFGTAAWNRRDADEISQTIPHHIVLLSFKPFSNRESRLGGTRIRTASAASGACEIIPAGADFWSRWHESKEVAAFSLSQSWLDRLAQSDLDLPAAIVIADALPIVDRRVTLLGNMLRDELRTGSRATMASLELDSLLNLLGIHLLRQYGVARPQKELGGLSDRQFRQVRDYMIANLTDGVKLENVAGLIGLSSSQLMRSFRRRSGTSPHQYFTRLRLDHARGMIVEGPLALAEIALACGFSSQSHLTAVMRREDGLTPGALRG
- a CDS encoding SDR family oxidoreductase; protein product: MTTNDFSKNLDGKVAVVMGATRNQGRAYAVMLARNGCRGVAVHYHGEGSRGEAEETAAEVAHFGAEPLLISADLTQVPDVVALFDAVDRRFGRLDILINTVGKVVKKPFVEITEADFDQSFAINGKAAFFCMQEAAKRIEDNGRIISIGTTLQAATTGLYSIYAGSKAPLEHFTRALAKEIGDRGITVNTVAPGPLNTSFFYPVETTESKAFLSGMSPQNRLGEIDEITPLIEFLVGPGGSWVTAQTLFINGGFIAR